In Xenorhabdus nematophila ATCC 19061, one DNA window encodes the following:
- a CDS encoding IscS subfamily cysteine desulfurase: MKLPIYLDYSATTPVDPRVAEKMMNYLTMDGIFGNPASRSHRFGWQAEEAVDIARNQIADLVGADPREIVFTSGATESDNLAIKGAAKFYQKKGKHIITSKTEHKAVLDTCRQLEREGFEITYLAPMNNGMIDLKELEAIMREDTILVSIMHVNNEIGIVQDIVTIGEMCRSRGIVFHVDATQSVGKLPIDLSKMKVDLMSFSAHKLYGPMGIGALYVRRKPRIRIEAQQHGGGHERGMRSGTLPVHQIVGMGEAYRIAKEELESEAERLHGLRLRLWHGIKDIEEVYLNGDLEVGAPHILNVSFNYVEGESLMMSLKDLAVSSGSACTSASLEPSYVLRALGMNDELAHSSIRFSLGRFTTAEEIDYAIKLIHNAIGHLRDLSPLWEMFKQGVDISTIEWSHH; this comes from the coding sequence ATGAAATTACCCATTTATTTGGACTATTCAGCAACAACACCAGTCGATCCGCGTGTTGCTGAAAAGATGATGAACTATCTGACAATGGACGGGATTTTTGGTAACCCGGCTTCCCGTTCTCACCGTTTTGGCTGGCAGGCTGAAGAGGCGGTTGATATTGCGCGTAATCAAATTGCTGATTTAGTCGGAGCAGACCCGCGTGAAATCGTGTTTACTTCAGGTGCAACAGAATCAGATAACCTTGCTATTAAGGGTGCGGCAAAATTTTATCAGAAAAAAGGCAAGCACATTATTACCAGCAAGACTGAGCACAAAGCAGTTTTAGATACTTGTCGCCAGCTGGAGCGCGAAGGCTTTGAGATCACGTATCTTGCCCCGATGAACAATGGCATGATTGATCTGAAAGAGCTGGAAGCGATCATGCGTGAAGATACAATTCTGGTTTCTATCATGCACGTCAATAACGAAATCGGTATTGTTCAGGACATCGTGACGATTGGCGAAATGTGCCGCAGTCGTGGCATCGTTTTCCATGTCGATGCAACCCAAAGTGTGGGTAAACTGCCTATCGATCTCAGCAAAATGAAAGTTGACCTGATGTCCTTCTCTGCCCATAAACTTTATGGCCCGATGGGGATCGGTGCGCTGTATGTTCGCCGCAAACCCCGTATACGTATTGAAGCTCAGCAACATGGTGGCGGTCATGAGCGCGGTATGCGTTCAGGTACCTTACCTGTTCATCAGATTGTAGGTATGGGTGAAGCTTACCGTATCGCAAAAGAAGAGTTGGAATCAGAGGCAGAACGTCTGCATGGTTTGCGTCTGCGTTTGTGGCACGGTATCAAAGATATTGAAGAAGTTTACCTGAACGGTGATCTGGAAGTGGGAGCACCACACATTCTGAATGTCAGCTTCAACTATGTTGAAGGTGAATCATTGATGATGTCATTAAAAGATCTGGCAGTTTCTTCTGGCTCAGCATGTACTTCTGCGAGCTTAGAACCTTCTTATGTCCTGCGTGCATTGGGCATGAATGATGAACTGGCACACAGTTCTATTCGTTTCTCTTTGGGGCGTTTTACCACAGCAGAAGAAATAGACTATGCAATCAAGTTGATTCATAACGCGATTGGTCACTTGCGCGATCTTTCCCCGTTATGGGAAATGTTCAAGCAGGGTGTGGATATCAGCACCATCGAATGGTCCCATCATTAA
- the trmJ gene encoding tRNA (cytosine(32)/uridine(32)-2'-O)-methyltransferase TrmJ, with protein MLENIRIILVETSHTGNMGSAARAMKTMGLSNLYLVNPLVQPDSNAIALSAGASDVIGNATIVNTLDEALAGCELVIGTSARSRTLPWPMVEPRECGERCVKASNHSPVAIVFGRERVGLTNEELQKCHYHLYIPTNPEYGSLNLAMAVQLVSYEIRMAYLAFQEKSEKTVSPEHETEYPPIEDMERFYQHFEQVLSESGFIRKVHPGQIMNRLRRLYTRARPETQELNILRGILTSMEKWAKK; from the coding sequence ATGTTAGAGAATATCCGCATTATCCTGGTAGAAACCTCCCATACGGGAAACATGGGGTCCGCCGCCAGAGCCATGAAAACAATGGGATTATCCAATCTGTATCTGGTGAACCCGCTCGTTCAACCTGACTCTAACGCTATCGCACTTTCAGCCGGGGCGAGTGACGTCATTGGTAATGCAACGATTGTGAATACGTTGGATGAGGCATTGGCAGGGTGTGAATTGGTCATCGGAACCAGTGCCCGTTCCCGTACCCTTCCCTGGCCAATGGTTGAGCCACGTGAATGTGGTGAACGTTGTGTTAAAGCATCCAATCACTCCCCGGTTGCAATTGTATTTGGCCGGGAACGTGTTGGCCTGACAAATGAAGAACTGCAAAAGTGTCATTATCACCTTTATATTCCGACCAACCCGGAATATGGTTCTCTGAATCTGGCGATGGCTGTACAATTGGTCAGCTATGAAATTCGCATGGCATACCTTGCGTTTCAGGAAAAGTCAGAAAAAACCGTGTCTCCGGAGCATGAGACTGAATATCCACCCATTGAAGATATGGAGCGTTTTTACCAGCACTTTGAGCAGGTATTGAGTGAATCTGGTTTCATTCGCAAAGTGCATCCGGGGCAGATAATGAACAGGCTAAGACGCCTTTATACCCGTGCCCGGCCAGAAACGCAGGAGTTGAATATTTTGCGTGGTATACTGACTTCCATGGAAAAGTGGGCTAAAAAATAA
- the iscA gene encoding iron-sulfur cluster assembly protein IscA codes for MSISLTESAAQRIVAFLDNRGKGVGLRLGVRTSGCSGMAYVLEFADVVNEEDQVFEDKGVKVIVDGKSILYLDGTELDFVKEGLNEGFKFNNPNVSSECGCGESFHV; via the coding sequence ATGTCAATTTCCCTGACAGAAAGTGCAGCCCAACGTATTGTAGCCTTCCTTGACAATCGGGGAAAAGGTGTCGGGTTGCGTTTGGGAGTGAGAACATCCGGCTGCTCAGGTATGGCATATGTGCTTGAATTTGCTGATGTAGTTAATGAAGAAGATCAGGTTTTCGAAGATAAGGGCGTGAAGGTTATCGTTGATGGTAAAAGTATCCTTTACCTTGATGGTACTGAGTTGGATTTCGTGAAAGAAGGCCTGAACGAAGGCTTTAAATTCAACAACCCCAACGTTTCCAGCGAATGCGGCTGTGGGGAAAGTTTCCACGTTTAA
- the glyA gene encoding serine hydroxymethyltransferase: protein MLKREMNIANYDPELWQAMEQEVCRQEEHIELIASENYTSPRVMQAQGSQLTNKYAEGYPGKRYYGGCEHVDVVEQLAIDRAKELFGADYANVQPHSGSQANAAVYMTLLQPGDTVLGMNLAHGGHLTHGSPVNFSGKLYNIVPYGIDDSGKIDYDDIRTQAQKHQPKMIIGGFSAYSGVVDWAKMREIADEIGAFLFVDMAHVAGLIAAGVYPNPVPHAHVVTTTTHKTLAGPRGGLILAKGGDDEFYKKLNSSVFPGSQGGPLMHVIAGKAVALKEAMEPEFKVYQQQVAKNAKVMVEMFLQRGYKVVSGETENHLFLLDLVDKDITGKEADAALGRANITVNKNSVPNDPRSPFVTSGIRIGTPAITRRGFKEEETRELAGWISDVLDNINDDATIENVKQKVLAICAKYPVYA from the coding sequence ATGTTAAAGCGTGAAATGAATATTGCGAATTACGATCCCGAACTATGGCAAGCGATGGAACAGGAGGTCTGTCGTCAAGAAGAACACATTGAATTGATTGCCTCTGAAAACTACACCAGCCCACGCGTTATGCAGGCTCAAGGATCTCAGCTCACTAATAAGTATGCTGAAGGTTATCCGGGTAAACGCTATTATGGCGGTTGTGAGCATGTCGATGTCGTTGAACAACTTGCGATCGATCGTGCAAAAGAGTTATTTGGTGCAGATTATGCCAACGTCCAGCCACATTCTGGTTCTCAGGCGAACGCTGCGGTATATATGACATTGCTGCAACCCGGAGATACCGTTTTAGGCATGAATCTGGCTCATGGTGGCCATTTGACGCACGGTTCTCCCGTTAACTTCTCAGGTAAACTTTATAACATCGTGCCTTATGGCATTGATGACAGCGGTAAAATAGATTACGACGATATCCGCACTCAGGCGCAAAAACATCAGCCAAAAATGATTATCGGTGGATTCTCTGCCTATTCTGGTGTTGTTGACTGGGCGAAGATGCGTGAAATTGCTGATGAAATCGGCGCTTTCCTCTTTGTTGATATGGCCCATGTTGCCGGTCTGATCGCCGCGGGCGTCTATCCTAATCCCGTTCCTCATGCTCACGTTGTAACAACCACAACGCATAAAACATTGGCAGGCCCACGTGGTGGACTGATTTTGGCGAAAGGTGGCGATGACGAGTTTTACAAAAAGCTGAATTCTTCTGTTTTCCCTGGTTCTCAGGGCGGTCCATTGATGCACGTTATTGCCGGTAAGGCTGTTGCATTGAAAGAAGCCATGGAACCTGAATTTAAAGTTTACCAGCAACAAGTCGCCAAAAATGCCAAAGTGATGGTAGAAATGTTCCTGCAACGTGGTTATAAAGTGGTTTCTGGAGAGACTGAAAACCATTTGTTCCTGCTGGATTTAGTGGACAAAGACATCACCGGTAAGGAAGCGGATGCTGCATTAGGACGCGCTAATATTACGGTTAACAAAAACAGTGTTCCTAACGATCCTCGTAGCCCATTTGTGACTTCTGGTATTCGTATCGGTACGCCTGCTATTACCCGCCGTGGCTTTAAAGAAGAAGAAACCAGAGAATTGGCCGGTTGGATCAGTGATGTGTTAGATAACATCAATGATGATGCGACGATTGAAAATGTTAAGCAGAAAGTATTGGCAATCTGCGCAAAATACCCGGTTTATGCATAA
- the iscU gene encoding Fe-S cluster assembly scaffold IscU has protein sequence MAYSDKVIDHYENPRNVGSFDSEDPSVGSGMVGAPACGDVMRLQIKVNNEGIIEDARFKTYGCGSAIASSSLVTEWMKGKSLEQAEAIKNTQIADELELPPVKIHCSILAEDAIKAAIADYKSKRQAK, from the coding sequence ATGGCTTACAGCGATAAAGTAATTGATCACTATGAAAATCCACGTAATGTTGGTTCATTTGATAGTGAAGACCCTTCAGTTGGCAGTGGCATGGTAGGCGCACCCGCCTGTGGTGACGTCATGCGGCTGCAAATCAAAGTCAACAACGAAGGCATCATTGAAGATGCACGTTTCAAAACCTATGGCTGCGGCTCTGCGATTGCATCCAGCTCTCTGGTTACAGAGTGGATGAAAGGTAAATCGTTGGAACAGGCTGAGGCAATTAAAAACACGCAGATTGCTGACGAGTTAGAACTGCCACCAGTGAAAATTCACTGTTCTATTTTGGCAGAAGATGCGATCAAAGCTGCTATTGCTGATTACAAGAGCAAGCGCCAAGCCAAGTAA
- the hscB gene encoding co-chaperone HscB, with amino-acid sequence MDYFTLFGLPARYALDRELLATRYQELQRQFHPDRFANQPEREKTLALQQATTINTGYQTLKHPLKRAEYMLSQQGFDLSNEQHTMQDTAFLMQQLELREELDAIEHSSDTEAVLSGFSSRLNKMIKTRREQMEQQLDAAEWLIAADTVRKLRFLDKLQQQVEQLEERLLGDF; translated from the coding sequence ATGGACTATTTTACTTTATTTGGGCTGCCTGCGCGTTATGCGCTCGATCGTGAACTGTTGGCAACCCGTTATCAAGAATTGCAACGTCAGTTTCACCCTGATCGTTTTGCCAACCAGCCAGAACGTGAAAAAACCCTGGCACTTCAGCAAGCCACAACTATCAACACTGGCTATCAGACGCTGAAACATCCCCTGAAGCGCGCAGAATATATGTTGTCTCAGCAAGGGTTCGATCTGTCCAATGAGCAGCATACGATGCAGGATACCGCTTTCCTGATGCAACAGTTGGAATTGCGTGAAGAGCTTGATGCCATTGAGCACAGTTCAGATACAGAAGCCGTCCTGTCTGGCTTTTCATCTCGCCTGAATAAAATGATTAAAACGCGTCGTGAGCAGATGGAACAGCAGTTGGATGCTGCCGAATGGTTAATTGCCGCCGATACAGTCCGTAAATTACGCTTTTTAGATAAATTGCAACAGCAGGTTGAACAACTTGAAGAGCGGCTGCTGGGTGATTTTTAG
- a CDS encoding 3-phenylpropionate MFS transporter produces MAVPSTFWLGLGYFTYFFSFGIFLPFWSVWLKGENIEASMIGILLGVGLVARFIGSLIISSMVKDPSKLINSLRFLSLLSLLFAIGFVFGSHWAWLVFVMIGFNLFFSPLVPLSDALAGAWQKQFTFDYGKVRVWGSIAFIVSSSLTGILMSDNGINISIDSLNVDWNMQFASLNRWIGYDLFGTHHIILAFFVFSVTGMLLGMMLKPSIMPVGKIKTADTNLVSFKALLSEKSVWQFLVCVTLLQAAHAGYYSFGSIYWAKTGYSSSTIGYLWSLGVVAEVVVFTFSNQLFRRWSARNLLLLSGICSVIRWGLMGTSTELYVLIIIQILHCGTFTVCHLAAMRFIGARRENEIIRLQATYSALATGGGIAVMSMVAGFMYEHIDSGIFWVMALVALPALFLRPKVEAHSH; encoded by the coding sequence ATGGCAGTTCCATCAACATTTTGGTTAGGGTTAGGTTATTTCACCTATTTTTTCTCTTTTGGTATATTTCTGCCTTTTTGGTCGGTTTGGTTAAAAGGAGAAAATATTGAAGCTTCCATGATAGGGATATTGCTGGGTGTTGGATTGGTCGCCCGTTTTATCGGCAGTTTAATCATTTCTTCGATGGTAAAAGATCCCTCTAAATTAATTAACTCGTTGCGTTTCCTTTCATTATTGTCGTTGCTCTTTGCCATTGGTTTTGTATTTGGCAGCCATTGGGCATGGCTTGTATTTGTCATGATAGGGTTTAACCTATTTTTTTCCCCATTGGTGCCTTTATCGGATGCTCTGGCAGGAGCGTGGCAAAAACAATTCACTTTCGATTATGGCAAGGTAAGGGTTTGGGGTTCGATTGCATTTATTGTGAGTTCTTCGCTGACAGGCATATTAATGTCTGACAATGGAATAAACATATCAATCGATAGCCTTAACGTTGACTGGAATATGCAGTTTGCTAGCCTGAATCGCTGGATTGGCTATGATTTGTTTGGGACACACCATATCATCCTTGCCTTTTTTGTTTTCAGTGTGACGGGCATGTTACTGGGAATGATGCTAAAGCCCTCAATTATGCCGGTCGGCAAAATCAAAACAGCAGATACCAATTTAGTGTCTTTTAAAGCACTTTTGTCTGAAAAATCGGTATGGCAATTTTTAGTCTGTGTGACTTTATTGCAGGCAGCCCATGCGGGTTACTATAGTTTTGGCTCCATTTATTGGGCGAAAACGGGTTATTCTTCATCAACCATTGGCTATCTCTGGTCATTGGGGGTAGTGGCAGAAGTTGTCGTTTTCACTTTCAGCAATCAATTATTTCGTCGTTGGAGTGCACGTAACCTGTTATTACTTTCCGGTATTTGTAGTGTTATCCGCTGGGGATTGATGGGAACATCTACCGAATTGTATGTTTTGATCATTATTCAAATCTTACATTGTGGCACTTTCACTGTTTGCCATCTGGCTGCAATGCGCTTTATTGGTGCCAGAAGAGAAAATGAAATTATTCGATTGCAGGCAACTTATTCCGCTTTAGCGACGGGTGGTGGTATTGCCGTAATGAGTATGGTTGCTGGTTTCATGTATGAGCACATAGACAGTGGAATATTTTGGGTTATGGCATTGGTGGCTCTGCCTGCACTTTTTTTACGGCCAAAAGTAGAAGCTCATTCGCATTGA
- the iscR gene encoding Fe-S cluster assembly transcriptional regulator IscR gives MRLTSKGRYAVTAMLDVALHSQEGPVPLADISERQGISLSYLEQLFSRLRKNGLVSSVRGPGGGYLLGRDAGRIFVAEVISAVDESVDATRCQGKEGCQGGDRCLTHALWRDLSERITSFLGSISLEELVKNQEVLDVADRQDSDKRRTPNGRPQETINVNLRA, from the coding sequence ATGAGACTGACATCAAAAGGACGTTATGCGGTAACTGCCATGCTAGATGTGGCGTTGCATTCACAAGAAGGGCCGGTACCATTAGCCGACATTTCTGAGCGTCAGGGAATTTCACTTTCCTATCTTGAGCAGTTATTCTCCCGCCTACGTAAAAATGGTCTGGTTTCTAGCGTCCGTGGTCCGGGTGGCGGTTATTTGCTGGGCAGAGATGCCGGAAGGATTTTCGTTGCCGAAGTTATTTCAGCGGTTGATGAATCAGTTGATGCAACTCGTTGTCAGGGCAAGGAAGGTTGCCAGGGCGGTGATCGTTGTTTGACTCATGCTCTGTGGCGTGATTTGAGTGAACGCATTACCAGTTTTCTGGGTAGCATCAGCTTAGAAGAGTTAGTCAAGAACCAAGAAGTATTAGACGTGGCTGATCGTCAAGACAGCGATAAGCGCCGTACACCTAACGGCAGACCCCAAGAAACGATCAACGTTAACCTGCGCGCGTAA
- the iscX gene encoding Fe-S cluster assembly protein IscX, whose amino-acid sequence MKWSDSRDIGEALYDKFPDLDPKTVRFTDMHEWVCQLDGFDDDPQKSNEKILEAILLIWLDEYE is encoded by the coding sequence ATGAAATGGTCTGACAGTCGTGATATTGGCGAAGCGCTGTATGATAAATTTCCGGATTTGGACCCAAAAACAGTGCGTTTCACCGACATGCACGAATGGGTTTGTCAACTGGATGGTTTTGATGATGATCCACAGAAATCCAACGAAAAAATTTTGGAAGCTATCTTACTGATATGGCTTGATGAATATGAGTAG
- the suhB gene encoding inositol-1-monophosphatase has translation MHPMLNIAIRAARKAGNYIAKSYETPDAVEASQKGSNDFVTNVDREAEKLIIDIIRKSYPKHTIITEESGEHLGEEDDFQWVIDPLDGTTNFIKRLPHFAVSIAVRIKGRTEVAVVYDPMRNELFSATRGQGAQLNGYRLRGANARDLNGTILATGFPFKAKQHTIPYMKVLGKLFERCADFRRTGSAALDLAYVAAGRVDGYFEIGLKPWDFMGGELLVRESAGIVTDFVGGHNYLNSGNIVAGNPRIVKDMLSEMREELTEALKR, from the coding sequence ATGCATCCGATGCTAAACATCGCCATACGCGCAGCGCGTAAGGCCGGCAATTACATTGCCAAGAGCTACGAAACCCCTGATGCCGTAGAGGCAAGCCAAAAAGGCAGTAACGATTTCGTCACTAATGTTGACCGTGAAGCCGAAAAGCTGATCATCGACATTATTCGCAAATCTTATCCTAAACACACGATTATCACCGAAGAAAGCGGTGAGCATTTAGGTGAAGAAGACGATTTCCAATGGGTTATCGATCCACTGGATGGCACCACCAACTTTATTAAACGTCTCCCGCATTTTGCTGTTTCTATTGCCGTGCGCATTAAAGGCCGCACTGAAGTGGCTGTGGTTTACGATCCAATGCGTAACGAACTGTTCAGTGCAACCCGTGGTCAAGGTGCTCAGTTGAATGGTTATCGTCTGCGTGGTGCCAATGCACGTGATCTGAATGGAACGATTCTGGCAACAGGCTTCCCATTCAAAGCCAAGCAACACACTATCCCTTACATGAAGGTGCTGGGTAAATTATTTGAGCGCTGTGCGGACTTCCGTCGCACGGGTTCTGCGGCACTGGATCTGGCGTATGTTGCGGCTGGACGTGTAGATGGTTACTTCGAAATTGGCCTGAAACCATGGGATTTCATGGGAGGTGAATTGCTGGTTCGTGAATCAGCGGGCATCGTGACCGATTTCGTCGGTGGTCACAACTATCTCAATTCCGGCAATATCGTTGCAGGTAACCCACGTATCGTTAAAGACATGTTGTCCGAAATGCGTGAAGAATTAACGGAAGCACTGAAACGTTAA
- the hscA gene encoding Fe-S protein assembly chaperone HscA: protein MALLQISEPGLSAAPHQRRLAAGIDLGTTHSLVAVVRSGQTETLADSENRHLLPSVVQYRKEDIQVGWQARQQAASDPVNTVSSVKRMMGRSLADIQKRYPNLPYQFQASENGLPLINTAAGLVDPIQVSSDILKSLAQRAEKTLDGKLDGVVITVPAYFDDAQRQGTKDAARLAGLHVLRLLNEPTAAAIAYGLDSGQEGVIAVYDLGGGTFDVSILRLSRGVFEVLATGGDTALGGDDFDLLLANWIREQAGISDNDHRLQRQLLDIATQTKIVLSEADSAEICFADWQGRITRNEFNELITSLVKRTLLSCRRALKDAGVTADEVLQVVMVGGSTRVPLVRNMVGEFFDREPLTSIDPDRVVAIGAAIQADILVGNKPDSEMLLLDVIPLSLGLETMGGLVEKVIPRNTTIPVARAQEFTTFKDGQSAMSIHVVQGERELVNDCRSLARFTLRGIPPLAAGGAHIRVTFQVDADGLLSVSALEKSTGIESSIQVKPSYGLSDEEIARMLKDSMTNAQEDIQVRKLAEQKVEAARVLESLTGALEKDADLLSQEEQVAIDAAVQALIESVQGTSPDAIESAIKQLDKQTQEFAARRMDTSIRRALAGHSVDEI from the coding sequence ATGGCTTTATTACAAATCAGCGAACCTGGTTTATCTGCCGCACCGCACCAGCGTCGTCTGGCGGCGGGAATTGATCTTGGTACAACTCACTCTCTGGTTGCTGTTGTCCGCAGTGGTCAGACAGAAACTTTGGCGGATAGTGAAAACCGTCACTTGCTTCCTTCCGTTGTGCAATATCGCAAAGAAGACATTCAAGTTGGCTGGCAGGCACGTCAGCAGGCTGCATCAGATCCCGTCAATACCGTAAGTTCAGTCAAGCGCATGATGGGGCGCTCTTTGGCTGATATTCAGAAGCGTTATCCCAATCTGCCATACCAGTTTCAGGCGAGTGAAAACGGCTTGCCGTTGATCAATACCGCCGCGGGTTTAGTGGATCCTATTCAGGTTTCTTCTGACATATTGAAATCGTTAGCACAACGGGCAGAAAAAACCTTGGATGGCAAACTCGATGGGGTTGTTATCACGGTTCCTGCCTATTTTGATGATGCCCAGCGTCAGGGCACTAAAGATGCCGCGCGTCTGGCGGGACTGCATGTTTTGCGTCTTTTGAATGAACCGACTGCGGCGGCGATTGCTTATGGTCTTGATTCCGGTCAGGAAGGTGTTATTGCCGTTTATGATCTTGGCGGGGGAACTTTTGATGTCTCCATCCTGCGTCTCAGCCGGGGCGTATTTGAAGTACTGGCGACGGGTGGAGATACTGCGCTGGGTGGTGATGATTTTGACTTGCTGTTGGCGAATTGGATACGTGAGCAGGCTGGCATTAGCGATAACGACCACAGGTTGCAGCGTCAGTTGCTGGATATTGCGACTCAAACCAAAATTGTCTTAAGTGAGGCGGATAGCGCAGAAATCTGCTTTGCGGATTGGCAAGGCAGGATAACTCGTAACGAATTCAATGAATTGATTACCTCGTTGGTCAAACGCACACTACTTTCTTGCCGTCGAGCGTTGAAAGATGCAGGTGTTACGGCGGATGAAGTTTTACAGGTTGTCATGGTTGGCGGTTCAACACGAGTGCCATTGGTACGCAACATGGTGGGTGAATTTTTTGACCGTGAGCCTTTGACTTCTATCGATCCCGACAGAGTCGTCGCGATTGGTGCCGCCATTCAGGCCGATATTCTGGTCGGTAACAAACCTGACAGTGAAATGCTGCTACTGGATGTCATCCCGTTGTCGCTGGGCCTGGAAACGATGGGTGGGTTGGTTGAGAAAGTCATCCCACGCAATACCACGATCCCTGTGGCAAGAGCGCAAGAATTCACCACGTTTAAAGATGGTCAAAGTGCCATGAGCATACACGTTGTACAAGGTGAAAGAGAACTGGTCAATGATTGCCGTTCGCTGGCGCGTTTCACATTGCGGGGAATTCCTCCATTGGCGGCTGGCGGGGCACATATTCGCGTGACTTTTCAGGTTGATGCGGATGGCTTGTTGAGTGTTAGCGCCCTGGAAAAATCCACGGGCATTGAATCATCCATTCAGGTGAAACCTTCTTATGGTTTATCAGATGAAGAAATTGCCAGGATGCTTAAAGATTCCATGACGAATGCGCAGGAAGATATTCAGGTCCGTAAATTGGCTGAACAAAAAGTAGAAGCGGCTCGGGTGCTGGAAAGCTTAACGGGTGCACTGGAAAAAGATGCTGATTTATTGAGTCAAGAAGAACAGGTTGCCATTGATGCTGCCGTGCAAGCATTAATTGAAAGTGTTCAGGGAACATCCCCTGATGCGATTGAAAGTGCAATTAAACAATTGGACAAACAAACGCAGGAATTTGCCGCGCGCCGAATGGATACATCAATCCGCCGGGCTTTGGCGGGTCACTCTGTGGATGAGATTTAA
- the fdx gene encoding ISC system 2Fe-2S type ferredoxin, protein MPKIVFLPHNELCPEGAVLDAQEGESILDVALRNGIEIEHACEKSCACTTCHCIVREGFDSLGESSELEDDMLDKAWGLEPESRLSCQAKVTDEDLVIEIPKYTINHAREH, encoded by the coding sequence ATGCCTAAAATTGTATTTTTACCTCATAATGAACTTTGCCCTGAAGGTGCTGTATTGGACGCGCAGGAAGGCGAATCAATTCTGGATGTTGCACTGCGCAACGGTATTGAAATTGAACATGCTTGTGAAAAGTCTTGTGCATGCACCACTTGTCACTGCATTGTCAGAGAAGGGTTTGACTCATTGGGGGAAAGCTCTGAGCTGGAAGATGATATGCTGGATAAAGCATGGGGGCTGGAGCCTGAAAGTCGTTTGAGTTGCCAGGCCAAGGTGACTGATGAGGATTTGGTGATTGAGATCCCCAAATACACCATTAACCATGCGCGCGAGCACTGA